In Elusimicrobiaceae bacterium, the genomic stretch TAAGGAAATTTCGATTAACGAGCAGCTGTGCGAAAGAAATTACCTCGAGTGTTACGCGCCAAACGAGGCATTCCTGTCATTTTGTTGGCCTGTATGAGCACTTCCTTGGTATTAGGTTGCACCGTAGTTTCAGCGGCGCCGAAAATATCACCTTCTTTGATGACACCTAATTTGCCATGGCTATTGATTTGCACTTCTAATTTCAAGTCGCCTTCTACCGTAGAAGCCAGCAAATCATCTTCTCCCAGTTCAAAAGCAAGCGGAAATTTAGGGTTGACCACTCGTTTAATAGCCACCGGCACATCCGCTTCATTTTTCACAATGATGGCGCAGGAATTGTTATCTGCTTCCGCTACGCTTGCCAATCGTTCCGGTACAGTAATTGTACCGCTAATGGCAAAACGAGCCGGACGCACTTGTCGATGCACACACATCCAACATATCGCCAAACTAATTGCTACTACTACTAATACTAATTTCTTCATAATTTACTACTGGCTTATTGTTTGAAAAAGCCCCACAAGTTTTGATTGTATACCCAGCCGCGGCATTTGCCTTGTTTTTTATCGGCCGGATCATCTTCTACTTGGATCCAGCTCCCTTTCTTAGAAATATATTTGAACGGGTAACCTTTCTCTACCGTGCACACAATTTCTGTGCTGGTGCCCGGCCCTTTGCGTACGTTTAAGTCCACTTTGGCAGACATGCCGCCGTTAGGGCTGAGCAAGGAAGAGGAAATCCAACCGGAAAATCCTTCAAAATCTTTCACTTGCACCCATTCTTTATCGGAGCTGGCTTTGACCATGATTAACGGAGTATATTTCCACGCATACCACTTGACGGCACATTTAGTACCGGCACAGGTACGAATATTAGCCTTCGTAGTGTTCACACTCGCGTATTTCTGAGCGAACACAGGAGCTACTAGACCCAACATCAATACAACAGCTGTAATTTTTTTCATCGGTTAAATATCTCCTTCCTGACAAAATAGAATCTACTATACAAAGTATAGCAAATATTATATGGGTTTTGCCAACCCCCTCCCTTTTTTAGATAAAACCAAAAAAGCTATAATAAGGAAAATAGTTAGCAGGAGAAATCAGCATGAAAGAACAAGTACAACAAGTAATAGATCAAATTCGCCCCATTCTGCAAGCAGACGGCGGAGATATACAGCTCGTTGGGGTAGATGAAAAAACCGGTATCGTGACCGTTGGTTTACGTGGACGATGCGGGGGTTGCCCGGCAGCCCAAATGACCCTCAAAGCTGTCGTAGAACGCAAAATTAAAGAGATTGTTCCGGGTGTCACGGCTGTAGAACGTGTGTAATTTATGAAGATAGACTTGCATACCCACTCTGTGTTTTCCGACGGCACTTCTTCTCCAGAGGAAGTAGTGTACGAGGCGCGCAAGGCCGGTGTAAAACTCTTTGCACTGTCCGACCACGATACCACAGAGGGGGTTTTGCAAGCACAAACAGCCTGTCAAAAACAAAGCATAGAATGGGTAAGTGCCGTGGAAATCAGCACCCGCGAGCATGACCACTTACATTTTTTAGGCTATCAAGTAGATTTACAAAATTCCGCTTTTCAACAATTCCTACGCACGAACCGCGAAAACCGCAATAACCGTATTCGCAAAATTATTTCCCAATTAGCTCAAAACGGAATAGACATTACGGAAGAAGATGTTTTTGCTTTGGCCCCTCATACCGTATCCCGGGCTCACGTGGCTGATGCACTGCGTAAGAAAAAAATTGTTTCTTCCCGCCAAGAAGGATTCCGCAATTATTTAGTACCCGGCCAAATAGGTTATGTGCCTTCGGCCGGCGTGACTGTAGTAGAAGCTATCCAAGAAATCAAAAAAGCAGGAGGACTGGCGGTGATGGCCCATCCGGGACTCGTACAAGAAGTATGGGATTTCCCAAAATGGGTGGAAGCCGGATTGGACGGCTTAGAAGTGTTTTATCCCGCTCACAGCTATACCTTAAAACAAGAATTGCTTAAAATTGCACGTAAGTATGACTTGCTGGCTACCGGAGGATCTGACTATCACGGGCCCCACGCCAGCCGTAACGCTTCTGTAGGAATGTCCATCCCCACTCCGTATGCAGACCGCCTTTTGCGTAAACTGCTAGGCAAATAAATTAGTACGCCGGGGCTTCTCCCCCGTCAAAATCAATCCAATCATCTTCTTCATTGTTTATGTCAGTGGCATCCGTCGGATTTTCCGCGTTGCCATCTGCTTTTGGCGCGCCCATAAATTGTTGCATTTGAGTACGCAACCAGTTCCATCCGGAAATCTCAGGCGTTCCTTCTCCTTCTAAACGATGGGAAGAAATCTCCATACCGAAGAGGAATATTCCACTCAATAAGACAGCCGGTAACAGGAAGGATACCCAGGGGCTACCACTCCATTCCAGTAATGTACCGAACAAAGCCGCCAGTCCAAAAGTTACTACGGAAGTGGCTGACAACATAGCCGAAACCGTATTGGATATTTTACGTGTATGATCTGCTGTATATCCGCCTACAATCGGAGATATGTTGGTAAGACCCAAAGCGGCCAGCACAACCCCTGCCATTTGTAATGTCCAAACACCGGAGGCAATTGCCGCCAAAGCCAACAGAACCGCGGCGGAACTGAGTTTGAGCATACTTCCTAAATTTTGTTTCTTAATGATAGTCTTATTACCTATTTTCAAATCATGTTTCATCACAGCCGTACCAAATATTCTGCCTACAATAATCGGTAACGTGAACATAATTAAGGAGTGAATAAGCCACGTATGTTCATCTGCCGGATAATGATCCTTGAACAAATTATTTACGTACAAGCCCAAGATACTCATGTTGGCCCCGTGGGCGATAGTTTTGGCCACACCGTGACGGAAAAGCTGATTGTACTTTTGGCTGCCAAAGAATTCAGTTCCTATCTTTTTAACATCCTGCCACAAGTTGGTTTTTTCCGGAACAAATTCTGTTTCTTCTAAGGTTTGGCTATGCATCTTAAACGCATTATATAATGCCAAGATAGCCATGGTAACAGCGGAATATATCGGGAAATAAACGCTCCAATCCCAAGCCTGTCCTATTACACTTCCCAACCCAATAGCGAGCGGCGGAATCACATAATTGGACATATTTCCAACCACTTGCTTAAAGACACTTAAATACCCTTGTTTAGCTTGATAATCTCCTTTCTTAGTGACGGATAACAAAGTAGGTTTCATAGCCACATCAATAAATGCCGCTCCTATACCCAGAGCAATGAAACTGGCTATTAATAATTGTTTCTTAACTTCGGTAGCAGGACCCATATTGCCCGCAATTCCTCCAAACATCGGCAATACAAAGGCCAATAAGCACAGGGCCATACCAATATTCATGCTGATTAAACGGCCGCGGCTACTGTTGATAGAACCATCCGGATTTCGAGATAACCGTTCTTGCAAAAGCCCCACTACAAACGAGGACAATCCCATAACCACCGAAGTCACCCCGCCGAAGA encodes the following:
- a CDS encoding NifU family protein is translated as MKEQVQQVIDQIRPILQADGGDIQLVGVDEKTGIVTVGLRGRCGGCPAAQMTLKAVVERKIKEIVPGVTAVERV
- a CDS encoding MFS transporter, translated to ERQGYSITGKIQSGLQTLQDYFYLNYIAPWWYRYNPFYQQQMRAQQALAQQATPAVAEETGEETAQQTETATAEVQEQAALAGMFTSSAFASQLLALLAAGNTSADPNQSPKKRNSLLNRYLQAKYTKILKEIQPLAKQRAIFEFLAMETDIIDSFVEDQAFLAVYHSELNKAILATKLPDAVKKLALQTVEDRMQAAAEAVRENPALAAKHKVMAIPLYHHNRIIDYWLVEPPAGFKLKENQEVYAVVGEEKGKADLFESTYKEEDRRDKIESTRLRADIPITKEGRVFATTGFGLRKVAEGLSLMINHLWPMYLIYVLAGLGNVSSTIATFAKASFTLSQQEMYIFGGVTSVVMGLSSFVVGLLQERLSRNPDGSINSSRGRLISMNIGMALCLLAFVLPMFGGIAGNMGPATEVKKQLLIASFIALGIGAAFIDVAMKPTLLSVTKKGDYQAKQGYLSVFKQVVGNMSNYVIPPLAIGLGSVIGQAWDWSVYFPIYSAVTMAILALYNAFKMHSQTLEETEFVPEKTNLWQDVKKIGTEFFGSQKYNQLFRHGVAKTIAHGANMSILGLYVNNLFKDHYPADEHTWLIHSLIMFTLPIIVGRIFGTAVMKHDLKIGNKTIIKKQNLGSMLKLSSAAVLLALAAIASGVWTLQMAGVVLAALGLTNISPIVGGYTADHTRKISNTVSAMLSATSVVTFGLAALFGTLLEWSGSPWVSFLLPAVLLSGIFLFGMEISSHRLEGEGTPEISGWNWLRTQMQQFMGAPKADGNAENPTDATDINNEEDDWIDFDGGEAPAY
- a CDS encoding SH3 domain-containing protein yields the protein MKKITAVVLMLGLVAPVFAQKYASVNTTKANIRTCAGTKCAVKWYAWKYTPLIMVKASSDKEWVQVKDFEGFSGWISSSLLSPNGGMSAKVDLNVRKGPGTSTEIVCTVEKGYPFKYISKKGSWIQVEDDPADKKQGKCRGWVYNQNLWGFFKQ
- a CDS encoding PHP domain-containing protein; this encodes MKIDLHTHSVFSDGTSSPEEVVYEARKAGVKLFALSDHDTTEGVLQAQTACQKQSIEWVSAVEISTREHDHLHFLGYQVDLQNSAFQQFLRTNRENRNNRIRKIISQLAQNGIDITEEDVFALAPHTVSRAHVADALRKKKIVSSRQEGFRNYLVPGQIGYVPSAGVTVVEAIQEIKKAGGLAVMAHPGLVQEVWDFPKWVEAGLDGLEVFYPAHSYTLKQELLKIARKYDLLATGGSDYHGPHASRNASVGMSIPTPYADRLLRKLLGK